A region of Myxococcus stipitatus DSM 14675 DNA encodes the following proteins:
- a CDS encoding aldehyde dehydrogenase family protein — MSLAASPRNTPSSTLDTVIQRVKAGSRTWVKLGVPQRLALLEELSRGYAAIAEQSVLAACEAKGVDPSSPMAGEEWLAGPMVVVRNLRLLATSLRDIQQHGVPRIPASRLRTLEDGRLAARIYPMDTLEGMLLPRNEGEVHFLPGVTADNLPEHQASFYRKPHDGRLCAVLGAGNVNSIPPADCLYKLFVEGTACVLKMNPVNAYLGPFLEQAFAPLVRMDVFAVVYGGAEEGAALVAHPAVDEVHITGSDKTHDALVWGPPGTESEARRARNEPLLRKPFTSELGNISPVVVVPGPYSDGELRFQADNIAGMVANNASFNCNSAKLLVQPKGWGTRARVVDAVAASLGKAAVRRAFYPGAEQRWRQFTEGRAHLRKLGHAHEGELPYALISDVDPGHAEDRVFRHEPWCTVLSETGLPGGDDPVSFLAGAVAFLNEKVWGTLNATLIVHPSSLKDPAVASAVEKAIRELRYGTVAVNTWPAAGYALVSLPWGGHPSSTARDIQSGLGWVHNTLMLEQVEKSVLRAPLTNLMAPPWVPGHRGARDLGTRLVDFERAPSWLKLPGVAAAALRR; from the coding sequence ATGAGTCTCGCCGCCAGTCCTCGCAACACTCCCTCCAGCACGCTGGACACGGTCATCCAGCGGGTGAAGGCGGGCTCCCGGACGTGGGTGAAGCTGGGAGTGCCCCAGCGCCTCGCGCTCCTGGAGGAGCTCAGCCGGGGCTACGCGGCCATCGCCGAGCAGAGCGTGCTCGCGGCCTGTGAGGCGAAGGGAGTCGACCCCAGCAGTCCCATGGCGGGAGAGGAGTGGCTGGCGGGCCCCATGGTGGTGGTGCGCAACCTGCGCCTGCTGGCCACTTCGCTCCGGGACATCCAGCAGCACGGTGTCCCGCGCATCCCCGCCTCGCGGCTGCGCACGCTGGAGGACGGCCGGCTCGCGGCGCGCATCTACCCCATGGACACGCTGGAGGGGATGCTGCTGCCGCGCAACGAGGGCGAGGTCCACTTCCTGCCCGGCGTCACCGCGGACAACCTCCCCGAGCACCAGGCGTCCTTCTACCGCAAGCCGCATGATGGCCGGCTGTGCGCGGTGTTGGGCGCGGGCAACGTCAACTCGATTCCGCCCGCGGATTGTCTCTACAAGCTCTTCGTCGAGGGCACCGCCTGCGTGCTCAAGATGAACCCGGTGAATGCCTACCTGGGGCCCTTCCTGGAGCAGGCCTTCGCCCCGCTGGTGCGGATGGACGTCTTCGCCGTGGTGTATGGCGGAGCGGAGGAGGGCGCCGCGCTGGTGGCGCATCCCGCGGTGGATGAGGTGCACATCACCGGCAGCGACAAGACGCATGACGCGCTGGTGTGGGGACCTCCCGGGACGGAGTCGGAGGCGCGGCGCGCTCGCAACGAGCCGCTGCTGCGCAAGCCCTTCACCAGCGAGCTGGGGAACATCTCCCCGGTGGTGGTGGTGCCCGGGCCGTACTCGGACGGAGAGCTGCGCTTCCAGGCGGACAACATCGCGGGCATGGTGGCCAACAACGCGTCGTTCAACTGCAACTCGGCCAAGCTGCTCGTGCAGCCGAAGGGGTGGGGGACCCGCGCGCGGGTGGTGGACGCGGTGGCGGCGAGTCTGGGCAAGGCCGCCGTGCGGCGCGCGTTCTACCCGGGCGCGGAGCAGCGCTGGCGCCAGTTCACCGAGGGCCGCGCCCACTTGCGCAAGCTGGGCCACGCGCACGAGGGGGAGCTGCCCTACGCGCTGATTTCGGACGTGGACCCGGGGCACGCGGAGGACCGCGTGTTCCGTCATGAGCCGTGGTGCACCGTGTTGTCGGAGACGGGCCTGCCCGGTGGGGATGACCCGGTGTCCTTCCTGGCCGGCGCGGTGGCGTTCCTCAACGAGAAGGTGTGGGGGACGCTGAACGCCACGCTCATCGTGCACCCCAGCTCGTTGAAGGACCCGGCGGTGGCCTCGGCGGTGGAGAAGGCCATCCGGGAGCTGCGCTATGGCACGGTGGCGGTGAACACCTGGCCGGCGGCGGGGTATGCGCTCGTCTCCCTGCCTTGGGGCGGGCATCCGTCCTCGACGGCTCGGGACATCCAGAGCGGGCTGGGCTGGGTCCACAACACGCTCATGCTGGAGCAGGTGGAGAAGTCGGTGCTGCGCGCGCCGCTGACGAACCTGATGGCGCCGCCGTGGGTGCCGGGGCATCGGGGCGCGCGGGACTTGGGGACGCGGCTGGTCGACTTCGAGCGGGCGCCGTCGTGGCTCAAGCTGCCGGGCGTGGCGGCGGCGGCCCTGCGTCGCTGA
- a CDS encoding M56 family metallopeptidase, with the protein MRTDWLTQMGSWLSSWPEGLWRASWQGALCAALVWAVTRGWTRMPASLRAGLWWLVALKFVVTLVAVRPLAVPLLPATLGTLLARVESPAPEHAPREVAPSSSSPKMGELRVMLGGPEVVVMDASVATPAARSTGALAAEGAGARESERSMGAFFQDLKGLKRVLLLLLLGAWVVGLLWQVRHQVRSWALMRQVRRSARPLVHPELEEEVRELSVSAGLRQAPALLVSDAVTSPLATGLLSPVVVLPAKAVRLMPVEGLRMALAHEVAHLKRGDLWLGWVPALAEALLFFHPLARRAAREYALAREEACDAEALRLTGAEPADYGELLLAFGVARSHGTAAALGASAHVDALYRRLSMLEHVEVDSSLSRRGWKWAFSLFGLLALVPFQVVARQESKPETRPDTAAAAPVATTRERTRMVGAVMATSPATPVPPAPPVVAPAPVAAAPAQVRVAPRAPVAPATPRTPPPMVAVASAVPATPPTPPKPPRYIASEDDFGYVLLDGDSATMSGSTVDLQLAKMFQGKKDGELLYVRRKGEAFIVRDEATLKALQAALEPMRARGASQGALGEKMGALGHEQGKLGLKQGALGVKQSELALRHAELAHKRAGLHLESNRIDSLPEAERDRRQAELDKQEEALDKEMDALDTKREAIDQEQEALGREQAKLGEQQAALGREMAKVSEQTEDEVRDAEKAIRALIDEALRKGLGKPLPT; encoded by the coding sequence ATGCGGACCGATTGGCTGACGCAGATGGGGTCGTGGCTCTCGTCCTGGCCGGAGGGACTGTGGCGCGCGTCGTGGCAGGGCGCGCTGTGCGCCGCGCTGGTGTGGGCCGTGACGCGGGGGTGGACGCGGATGCCCGCTTCGCTGCGCGCGGGCCTGTGGTGGCTGGTGGCGCTCAAGTTCGTGGTGACGTTGGTGGCGGTGCGTCCGCTCGCGGTGCCACTGCTGCCCGCGACGCTGGGGACGCTCCTGGCGCGGGTGGAGTCACCCGCGCCCGAGCACGCGCCCCGGGAGGTGGCTCCGTCCTCCTCCTCTCCGAAGATGGGGGAGCTGAGGGTGATGTTGGGGGGGCCCGAGGTGGTGGTGATGGACGCGTCCGTCGCCACGCCCGCGGCCCGGAGCACGGGCGCGCTGGCGGCGGAAGGTGCGGGCGCGCGTGAGTCGGAGCGCTCGATGGGAGCCTTCTTCCAGGACCTGAAGGGCCTGAAGCGGGTGCTGCTCCTGCTGTTGCTCGGCGCCTGGGTCGTGGGCTTGCTGTGGCAGGTGCGTCATCAGGTGCGGAGCTGGGCCTTGATGCGTCAGGTTCGCCGGAGCGCGCGTCCGCTGGTGCACCCCGAGCTGGAGGAGGAGGTCCGCGAGCTGTCCGTCAGCGCGGGACTGAGGCAGGCGCCCGCGCTGCTCGTGTCGGACGCGGTGACGAGCCCGCTGGCCACGGGGCTCTTGTCTCCGGTGGTGGTGCTGCCCGCGAAGGCGGTGCGCCTGATGCCCGTGGAAGGGCTGCGCATGGCGCTGGCGCATGAAGTGGCGCACTTGAAGCGCGGGGACTTGTGGCTGGGCTGGGTGCCCGCGCTCGCGGAGGCGCTGCTGTTCTTCCATCCGCTCGCTCGACGCGCGGCCCGCGAGTATGCGCTGGCTCGTGAAGAGGCTTGTGACGCGGAGGCGCTGCGTCTCACGGGCGCGGAGCCCGCTGACTACGGGGAGCTGCTGCTCGCGTTTGGAGTCGCCCGTTCCCACGGTACCGCCGCCGCGCTGGGCGCGTCGGCTCACGTTGATGCGCTGTACAGGAGGCTGAGCATGCTGGAGCACGTCGAAGTGGATTCCTCTCTTTCTCGTCGTGGATGGAAGTGGGCGTTCTCCCTGTTCGGGCTTCTGGCGCTGGTGCCCTTCCAGGTGGTCGCGCGCCAGGAGTCGAAGCCGGAGACGCGGCCCGACACGGCCGCCGCCGCGCCGGTCGCGACGACGCGTGAGCGCACTCGCATGGTGGGGGCCGTGATGGCGACGAGCCCGGCGACTCCTGTCCCACCCGCGCCTCCCGTCGTGGCGCCCGCGCCTGTCGCGGCGGCACCCGCGCAGGTCCGCGTGGCCCCGCGTGCCCCCGTGGCGCCCGCCACCCCGCGGACTCCGCCGCCCATGGTGGCCGTGGCGAGTGCCGTCCCCGCCACGCCCCCGACGCCGCCGAAGCCTCCTCGCTACATCGCGTCGGAAGACGACTTCGGCTACGTACTGCTCGATGGCGACAGCGCGACGATGAGCGGCAGCACGGTGGACCTGCAGCTCGCGAAGATGTTCCAGGGCAAGAAGGACGGTGAGCTGCTCTACGTCCGTCGCAAGGGTGAGGCGTTCATCGTTCGCGACGAGGCCACGCTCAAGGCGCTGCAAGCGGCGCTGGAGCCCATGCGGGCCCGGGGCGCGTCGCAGGGCGCCTTGGGGGAGAAGATGGGCGCGCTGGGGCATGAGCAGGGCAAGCTGGGCCTGAAGCAGGGCGCCCTGGGCGTGAAGCAGAGCGAGCTGGCGCTGCGGCACGCGGAGCTCGCCCACAAGCGCGCCGGGCTGCACCTGGAATCCAACCGCATCGACTCACTCCCCGAGGCGGAGCGAGACCGTCGCCAGGCGGAGCTGGACAAGCAGGAGGAGGCGCTCGACAAGGAGATGGATGCGCTGGACACCAAGCGCGAGGCCATCGACCAGGAGCAGGAAGCCCTGGGCCGCGAGCAGGCGAAGTTGGGTGAGCAACAGGCGGCCCTGGGTCGTGAGATGGCAAAGGTCAGCGAGCAGACCGAGGACGAGGTCCGCGACGCCGAGAAGGCCATCCGCGCCCTCATCGACGAGGCGCTCCGCAAGGGCCTGGGCAAGCCGCTGCCCACCTGA
- a CDS encoding BlaI/MecI/CopY family transcriptional regulator, whose product MKKPVGEQELAVLRYVAEHGPATVGEVVERFGEPQGLARSTILTVMERLRLKGYLTRRKVEGVFQYASPVPEGELLRDVVGDFVQRTLAGSLSPFAAYLSDADDVSDAELAQLQDVVARLRSKKRKD is encoded by the coding sequence ATGAAGAAGCCGGTGGGAGAGCAGGAGCTGGCGGTGCTGCGGTACGTGGCCGAGCACGGGCCCGCCACGGTGGGGGAGGTGGTGGAGCGCTTTGGCGAGCCGCAGGGCCTGGCGCGCTCCACCATCCTCACGGTGATGGAGCGGCTGCGGCTGAAGGGCTACCTCACGCGGCGCAAGGTGGAGGGCGTGTTCCAGTACGCCTCGCCGGTGCCGGAGGGGGAGCTGCTGCGGGACGTGGTGGGGGACTTCGTGCAGCGCACGCTCGCGGGTTCGCTGTCGCCCTTCGCGGCGTATCTCTCCGACGCGGATGACGTCTCCGACGCGGAGCTGGCGCAGCTCCAGGATGTCGTGGCGCGGCTTCGCTCGAAGAAGCGGAAGGACTAG
- a CDS encoding PAS domain-containing sensor histidine kinase → MLRRLRRGQAGWGASPRTRPSPAHERLLQVGRSLHATLIVEAQGQVLWMEPELVLAAGGVRDSVRGQAVDVVLARMPWLTRTVRDALTSGQGLGDGVAHGQPQRAVALAVYGDDHVLLGACVRLQRMAPLESARGATRTELSRIRERYEDFIGSIDGIVWEANAEFHFTYVSRQAERLLGVPAEQWVRQPDFWARHVHPDDWPEVLSACLGAWRQSRPQELEYRMLAADGHIVWMRAHVTAISEDGHPMRLRGLMVDVTERRRAREKLEHTHSVLRATFDSIAEGIVVVDEDQRIVAFNKRFQDIWRLSDEVMESRVAERALASAARLTKEPARFIARVQGQFLPSEDITVDTHELTDGRTLEDTSHPQRMGDTVIGRVWSYRDVTEERRVRVERERLLVAEQNARERLEESFALLDTFLNHAPVGLAFVNRELRYLRINDALASLHGRKRNEELGRTVREMNPLMASRLEPLMRQVMETGQPLSDLEMSGYVPSTPHELRHWRVSYYPVRTLSGGIVGLGAVVVELTHEHRAQEERERLLKEAQEAISVRDDFLSIAAHELKTPLTPLKLHLQMMKQQAAEGHAPKLHHVDKALAQVTRLSVLVNDLLDATRIEAGRLELHRKPVELQSLAREVLAEARPLGTQHTLEYEETAEPLIVLGDRGRLAQVLMNLLENAFKYSPTGGLVRLTVEREGDAAHVSVRDTGIGIPEDQREHLFQRFFRARNAPISGFGGLGLGLYICRDIVERHGGHIGVDTEVGRGSTFRFTLPLEPAPP, encoded by the coding sequence ATGCTCAGGCGATTGCGGCGAGGGCAGGCAGGGTGGGGCGCCTCTCCTCGGACGCGCCCTTCCCCCGCTCACGAGCGGCTGCTGCAGGTGGGCAGGAGCCTGCACGCCACGCTCATCGTCGAGGCGCAGGGGCAGGTCCTCTGGATGGAGCCGGAGCTGGTGCTCGCCGCGGGCGGTGTGCGCGACAGCGTGCGGGGCCAGGCGGTGGACGTGGTGCTCGCCCGCATGCCCTGGCTCACCCGCACGGTGCGCGACGCGCTGACGAGCGGACAAGGGCTGGGTGACGGCGTCGCGCATGGACAACCGCAGCGCGCCGTGGCGCTCGCCGTGTACGGAGACGACCACGTGCTCCTGGGCGCCTGCGTCCGGCTCCAGCGCATGGCGCCGCTGGAGTCCGCGCGCGGAGCCACTCGCACGGAGCTGTCTCGCATCCGGGAGCGCTACGAGGACTTCATCGGCAGCATCGACGGCATCGTCTGGGAGGCGAACGCGGAGTTCCACTTCACCTATGTGAGCCGACAAGCCGAGCGGCTGTTGGGTGTCCCCGCCGAGCAGTGGGTGCGGCAGCCGGACTTCTGGGCCCGGCACGTCCACCCGGATGACTGGCCGGAGGTCCTCTCCGCGTGCCTGGGCGCGTGGCGGCAGTCGCGGCCGCAAGAGCTGGAGTACCGCATGCTCGCGGCGGACGGGCACATCGTCTGGATGCGCGCGCACGTCACGGCCATCTCGGAGGACGGCCACCCCATGCGGCTGCGCGGGCTGATGGTGGATGTCACCGAGCGGCGCCGCGCGAGGGAGAAGCTGGAGCACACCCACTCCGTGCTGCGCGCCACGTTCGACTCCATCGCGGAGGGCATCGTCGTGGTCGACGAGGACCAGCGCATCGTCGCCTTCAACAAGCGCTTCCAGGACATCTGGCGACTGAGCGACGAGGTGATGGAGTCGCGCGTCGCGGAGCGGGCCCTGGCGAGCGCGGCGCGCCTGACGAAGGAGCCGGCGCGATTCATCGCCCGCGTCCAGGGCCAGTTCTTGCCGTCGGAGGACATCACCGTGGACACCCACGAGCTGACGGACGGACGCACCCTGGAGGACACCTCGCATCCCCAGCGCATGGGGGACACCGTCATCGGGCGCGTGTGGAGCTACCGCGACGTGACGGAGGAGCGCCGCGTGAGGGTGGAGCGCGAGCGCCTGCTGGTCGCGGAGCAGAACGCGCGCGAGCGGCTGGAGGAGTCCTTCGCGCTTTTGGACACGTTCCTCAACCACGCGCCCGTGGGCCTCGCCTTCGTCAACCGGGAGCTGCGCTACCTGCGCATCAACGACGCGCTCGCGTCACTGCATGGACGCAAGCGCAACGAGGAGCTGGGGCGCACGGTGCGGGAGATGAACCCCCTCATGGCCTCTCGGCTCGAGCCGCTGATGCGGCAGGTGATGGAGACGGGCCAGCCCCTGAGCGACCTGGAGATGTCCGGCTACGTCCCCTCCACGCCCCACGAGCTGCGCCACTGGCGCGTCAGCTACTACCCGGTGCGCACCCTCAGCGGAGGCATCGTGGGCCTGGGCGCCGTCGTCGTCGAGCTGACCCACGAGCACCGCGCCCAGGAGGAGCGCGAGCGGCTCCTCAAGGAAGCCCAGGAGGCCATCAGCGTCCGCGACGACTTCCTGTCCATCGCCGCCCACGAGCTGAAGACGCCCCTGACGCCCCTCAAGCTGCACCTCCAGATGATGAAGCAGCAGGCCGCCGAGGGCCACGCGCCCAAGCTCCACCACGTGGACAAAGCGCTGGCGCAGGTGACGCGGCTGTCCGTGCTCGTGAATGACCTGCTGGACGCCACGCGCATCGAGGCGGGACGGCTGGAGCTGCACCGCAAGCCCGTGGAGCTCCAGTCGCTCGCGCGCGAGGTGCTCGCGGAGGCGCGCCCGTTGGGCACGCAGCACACGCTCGAGTACGAGGAGACCGCGGAGCCGCTCATCGTCCTGGGGGACAGGGGGCGGCTGGCGCAGGTGCTGATGAACCTGCTGGAGAACGCCTTCAAGTACAGCCCCACCGGGGGCCTCGTCCGGCTGACGGTGGAGCGCGAAGGCGACGCGGCCCACGTGTCGGTGCGCGACACGGGCATCGGCATCCCCGAGGACCAGCGCGAGCACCTCTTCCAGCGCTTCTTCCGCGCGCGCAACGCCC